In the Anguilla anguilla isolate fAngAng1 chromosome 7, fAngAng1.pri, whole genome shotgun sequence genome, one interval contains:
- the drd4-rs gene encoding dopamine receptor D4 related sequence — translation MINVTPSDSLEKVHVHYNFLALALGVPLILIIILGNVLVCLSVLTERSLKTATNYFIVSLAVADLLLAVLVLPLYVYSEFLGGIWTLNTYICDALMTMDVMLCTASILNLCAISVDRYIAVVVPLKYNRNQFSVRQLVLIAATWILSFVVASPVIFGLNRVPGRDASVCKLEDDNFVVYSSVCSFFVPCPVMLLLYYWMFRGLRRWSASRRSNLLQGERHFSLSLRNLRHNRRSKVKYLMPALSPSPGAAERAPIPAAENDLMTAHMDSASDGEAGERAAEGSPKQNGLRCRGSERGSHRKSSRVSGRERKAMKVLPVVVGVFLACWTPFFVVHVTKVLCTSCDIGPTLISVVTWLGYVNSAVNPIIYTAFNTEFRNVFHKLLCCQT, via the exons ATGATCAATGTGACTCCCAGTGATTCACTTGAGAAGGTTCACGTCCACTACAATTTTCTGGCCCTGGCCTTGGGAGTCCCACTTATCCTGATCATTATCCTGGGGAATGTCctggtgtgtctgagtgtgctcaCAGAAAGGTCCCTGAAAACCGCCACCAACTACTTCATTGTCAGCCTGGCAGTGGCCGACCTCCTCCTAGCTGTGCTGGTCCTTCCCCTGTATGTTTACTCAGAG TTTCTGGGTGGCATTTGGACTCTGAACACGTACATCTGTGATGCCCTGATGACCATGGATGTGATGCTGTGTACCGCTTCCATTCTTAACCTATGTGCCATCAGCGTCGACAG GTACATAGCGGTGGTGGTCCCTTTGAAGTACAACAGGAATCAGTTCAGCGTGCGGCAGCTTGTCTTGATCGCGGCCACCTGGATCCTGTCTTTCGTGGTGGCTAGCCCCGTCATTTTCGGCCTGAACCGGGTCCCCGGCCGGGACGCCAGCGTGTGCAAGCTGGAGGACGACAACTTTGTGGTGTACTCTTCCGTCTGCTCCTTCTTCGTGCCTTGCCCCGTCATGCTGCTGCTGTACTACTGGATGTTCCGCGGCCTGAGGAGGTGGAGTGCCAGCCGGAGGTCCAACCTGCTCCAGGGCGAGCGCCACTTCTCCCTCAGCCTGAGGAACCTGCGGCACAACCGGAGGTCGAAGGTCAAGTACCTGATGCCCGCCCTCAGCCCCAGCCCCGGTGCGGCCGAGAGGGCGCCCATTCCCGCCGCCGAGAACGACCTGATGACCGCCCACATGGACAGCGCGTCGGACGGCGAGGCCGGCGAGCGGGCCGCCGAGGGCAGCCCCAAGCAGAACGGGCTGAGGTGCCGCGGGTCCGAGAGGGGCTCGCACCGGAAGAGCAGCCGCGTGAGCGGCCGCGAGCGCAAGGCCATGAAGGTCCTGCCCGTCGTCGTAG gtgtattCCTGGCCTGCTGGACACCTTTCTTTGTGGTCCATGTCACCAAAGTTCTCTGCACGTCCTGTGACATCGGCCCAACGCTCATCTCCGTGGTGACGTGGCTCGGCTACGTCAACAGTGCAGTTAACCCCATCATCTACACTGCCTTCAACACCGAATTCAGGAATGTCTTTCACAAACTCTTGTGCTGTCAAACATAA